The Micromonospora sp. NBC_00421 genome contains a region encoding:
- the deoC gene encoding deoxyribose-phosphate aldolase, protein MTATTTSARSDLSELGRSETALRTFLHGLPGVDQVGAEQRAAQLGTRSIKTTAKAQAIDLAIRMVDLTTLEGADTPGKVRALAAKALRPDPADPTCPHVGAVCVYPAMVPYVAEVLRGSAVHLASVATAFPSGQAPLDVKLADTRAAVAAGADEIDMVINRGAFLAGRYTEVYDEIKAVKEACGSADGGRQGRPAAHLKVILETGELATYDNVRRASWLAMLAGGDFIKTSTGKVPVAATLPVTLVMLEAVRDFRAATGRQVGVKPAGGIKNTKDAIKYLVMVNETVGADWLSPDWFRFGASSLLNDLLMQRTKLTTGIYSGPDYFTLD, encoded by the coding sequence ATGACGGCGACAACGACGTCGGCCCGGTCGGACCTGTCCGAGCTGGGGCGATCCGAGACCGCGTTGCGGACCTTCCTGCACGGCCTGCCCGGGGTGGACCAGGTCGGCGCGGAGCAGCGGGCGGCACAGCTCGGCACCCGCTCGATCAAGACCACCGCCAAGGCCCAGGCGATCGACCTGGCCATCCGGATGGTCGACCTGACCACCCTGGAGGGGGCCGACACCCCGGGCAAGGTACGCGCCCTGGCCGCCAAGGCACTGCGCCCGGACCCGGCCGACCCGACCTGCCCGCACGTCGGCGCGGTCTGCGTCTACCCGGCGATGGTGCCGTACGTGGCCGAGGTGCTGCGCGGCAGCGCCGTGCACCTGGCCAGCGTGGCGACCGCGTTCCCGTCCGGGCAGGCGCCCCTCGACGTCAAGCTCGCCGACACCCGGGCGGCCGTCGCCGCCGGAGCCGACGAGATCGACATGGTGATCAACCGGGGTGCGTTCCTGGCCGGGCGCTACACCGAGGTCTACGACGAGATCAAGGCGGTCAAAGAGGCCTGTGGCTCTGCTGATGGCGGTCGCCAGGGGCGACCGGCAGCCCACCTCAAGGTGATCCTGGAGACCGGCGAGTTGGCCACCTACGACAACGTCCGGCGGGCCTCCTGGCTGGCGATGCTGGCCGGCGGCGACTTCATCAAGACCTCCACCGGCAAGGTCCCGGTCGCCGCCACCCTGCCGGTGACCCTGGTGATGCTGGAGGCGGTCCGCGACTTCCGGGCCGCCACCGGGAGGCAGGTCGGCGTGAAGCCGGCCGGCGGGATCAAGAACACCAAGGACGCGATCAAGTACCTGGTCATGGTCAACGAGACCGTCGGCGCCGACTGGCTGAGCCCGGACTGGTTCCGGTTCGGCGCGTCCAGCCTGCTCAACGACCTGCTCATGCAGCGCACCAAGCTGACGACCGGCATCTACTCCGGTCCCGACTACTTCACCCTGGACTGA
- the upp gene encoding uracil phosphoribosyltransferase, protein MDVHVIDHPLAQSRLTAMRDARTDSSSFRAALHELTTMLVYEAARTFPVEKYPVQTPVTGAEGTRLANPPLLVPVLRAGLGMADAALGLLPESSMGFVGLARDEETYEPRAYMESLPRELAGLPVLVLDPMLATGGSLEHCCRLLADRGCTDITVLCVLAAPVGIARLERSGLPLRLVTASIDEGLNDNMFIVPGLGDAGDRQFGGMPRF, encoded by the coding sequence GTGGACGTACACGTCATTGACCACCCGCTCGCCCAGTCGCGGCTGACCGCCATGCGGGACGCCCGGACCGACTCGTCGTCGTTCCGGGCCGCGCTGCACGAACTCACCACCATGCTGGTGTACGAGGCCGCGCGCACCTTCCCGGTCGAGAAGTACCCGGTGCAGACCCCGGTCACCGGGGCCGAGGGCACCCGGTTGGCGAACCCGCCGCTGCTGGTGCCGGTGCTGCGGGCCGGCCTCGGGATGGCCGACGCCGCGCTCGGGCTGCTGCCGGAGTCGTCGATGGGCTTCGTCGGCCTGGCCCGCGACGAGGAGACGTACGAGCCGCGCGCCTACATGGAGTCGCTGCCCCGGGAGCTGGCCGGGCTGCCGGTGCTGGTGCTCGACCCGATGCTGGCCACCGGCGGTTCGCTGGAGCACTGCTGCCGGCTGCTCGCCGACCGGGGCTGCACCGACATCACCGTGCTCTGCGTGCTCGCCGCGCCGGTCGGCATCGCTCGGCTGGAGCGGTCCGGGCTGCCGCTGCGGCTGGTCACCGCGTCGATCGACGAGGGGCTGAACGACAACATGTTCATCGTCCCGGGCCTCGGTGACGCCGGTGACCGCCAGTTCGGCGGCATGCCCCGCTTCTGA